A genomic window from Denticeps clupeoides chromosome 11, fDenClu1.1, whole genome shotgun sequence includes:
- the loxhd1b gene encoding lipoxygenase homology domain-containing protein 1 isoform X1 — MGSKDKKSKDDDKAKKKSKRKDSEDSTEQGESDEDSKKKKKDKKGKKGDNEDDKKGKGKKKSKQQDYVEIYENELRNYEAEKVENYEDEYHKKKVYEVVTITGDVRGSGTDANVFVTLFGEYGITPKLHLASNTDKRNRTAFEKNKTDVFRIKTHNVGPLKKIRIEHDNTGLNASWFLDRVTVTDMTRPHLRFYFACNNWLSKDEGDGVFIRDLLGTSDPMEMPKYNKYVVSVFTADTKGSGTDADVFINIFGELGDTGERRLDNDKNNFERGTEDKFTIEAPNLGKVRKITIGHNNKGSSAGWFVDKVVVDDLGNKALYEFPVGRWFAIDEDDGKIQRDILVGASQPTGIVYNVQVGTGKIRGAGTNSKIHLVMHGSKGVKNSGKIFLEGGKFERGLIDIFNVEIAALLSPLSRVTIGHDNGGVSAGWYCENVVVYCPFTGIEQTFPCCKWLDENEGDGLIERELYEMVSLRQKRQKKHPWSLWIWTSDLPGAGTDSAVFFQIYGEKGKSDEMRMDNKTDNFEQGQLDKFIVELPDLGKLTKLRIWHERRSPFAGWHLSKASLMKTLTKEIYKFPCERWLDVNEDDNEVIRELPATGDLISEPLQLIKYRVTVCTGDVSGSGTDATVFLCLIGNLGDTGDRTLVNCKNNVNKFEKGNADEFIIEAVSIGRVKRVRIGHDGRGGGCGWFLDKVVVREEGKAESQAVEFPCRRWLDRNEDDGQIVRELVPFADGQRLFNISYQIAVKTGNISGGSSDSKVFVKLYGEKADTSKMMLVVSENNLRNYFETGRVDVFTVDTLDIGQINRLMIGHTNEGMRAGWFLDSVQIVVPVHGKHYMFPSHRWLCKDEADGKTEVEIYPSEILDEEKLINYEVTVITGELFAAGTNANVFLQIYGDQGKTELLTLKSRSNNFEKGTTEIFKIEAADVGKIFKIRIGHDGSGLGSGWFLEKVDIKHLVMGLAPKEKKEDKKKKKKKKKGEEEDDEEDEQELQEVVQTYTFTCCRWIAKDEEDGELVVELLPEDTEDLEDVEYEITVITGTMSGAGTDASVYVNIYGENGDTGERALRKSNNINKFETGQEDVFTLTAVELGVLKKLRIRHDNTQANSAWYLDRVEIVDTKEDVTYYFPCNRWLAIDEDDGQIARELVPVDEAFMKKNDDEEESRATLGLEQKAMSTTYTMRVKTGEKKYAGTDANVFAILYGEKDDTGLINLKACKSHKNKFETGMTDEFTVEAVDLGELRKLRIGHDNSGGSPGWFLDWVDINAPSQGQRLRFPCGRWLDRSEDDGAIVRDLYPADLQTELYVPFVPYEITTFTSDEFAAGTDANVFIVLYGQKGVCTQQKYLCVNKRERRMFFERNAEDMFIVELEDVGDVIEKIRIGHDNRGPNPGWHLDRVEIRRLLRKGKGSETIIFPCERWLAKSEDDGETVRELVPSDIIQEKLLRDGTLKCTETEVEDALETHTYNVSVRTGDMYGAGTDANVFLTIYGDLGDTGERKLAKSESSGNKFERGAVDKFTIEAVDLGQVYKVKIRHDNTMLGADWYLDQVEVVDVETEEVYMFLCERWLSKKREDRRIDRTFYVQGYEGERNAKNNTMSTMKSLDANMNKKKKKKKVAEEGPVIPYDFTISTGMDRDASTTSRVYVIIIGPSDVETDRLWLDLPEGKKCFEAGGMEHFQCYGTDVGEIKRVELGHNGATPESCWLVNELSVAVPTKGIKYIFPCKCWLAKDRGDGLTARVFNILDAISISIIQKVVYEVTVVTGDTQYAGTDTNIYVTVFGTNGCTEEILLPKNEDRFERGQDDTFNLEIDDIAPLKKMRVRIDGTGSRPDWFLDKIIMRNPISEEVSVFTYENWLSKTKGPKRTKVCELGAVVDDEEMVEKTTYIIQVKTSDLTAAGTDANVFLIVFGENGDTGTLALKECSNRNKFERNQVDVFRFSDVFSLGELSKVRVWHDNDGPAPGWHLEYIDVKDEVMDQTFRFPCDRWLAKNEDDGQIMREMACANNDLLDLNDKTKYEIAITTASTEDADTKENTWIVLEGKKGRSKELVMENKKKKFLRGATDIFEFGSKNVGEIVGICLGHITKDGKKVKSESFWHALEVVVTEKELGNKYIFHCDAQIPLTAKKDDFMTFECTKFIESFASKVRSLVPVKYEIIIITGDVKGGGSDANVYVTIYGSSGDSGKRALKQKFRNLFERGHTDRFLLEMLDLGELLRVRVEHDNTGTSPGWYLECVEITNTANWVTTIFQCGKWLDNKKADGQIHRVLYPKY, encoded by the exons ATGGGGTCCAAAGACAAAAAGTCTAAAGATGACgacaaagcaaaaaagaaaagcaaaaggaAGGATAGCGAAGATTCGACCGAACAAGGAGAGTCTGATGAGGAttccaagaagaagaaaaaggacaaGAAAGGGAAGAAGGGCGACAATGAAGATGATAAAAAAGGAAAGGGCAAGAAGAAGTCCAAGCAGCAGGACTATGTGGAGATCTACGAGAACGAACTGAGGAACTATGAGGCGGAGAAGGTGGAGAACTACGAAGATGAATACCACAAGAAAAAAG TGTATGAGGTGGTGACCATCACGGGCGACGTCCGAGGGTCGGGCACAGACGCCAACGTCTTCGTCACTCTCTTCGGAGAATATGGCATCACCCCCAAACTCCACCTCGCCAGCAA CACAGACAAGAG GAACAGAACAGCTttcgaaaaaaacaaaaccgaTGTCTTCCGAATCAAAACCCACAACGTCGGACCCCTTAAAAAGATAAG AATCGAACATGACAACACAGGCCTCAACGCCAGCTGGTTCCTTGACAGGGTGACAGTGACAGACATGACCCGACCACACTTACGCTTCTACTTCGCCTGCAACAACTGGCTCAGTAAAGATGAGGGGGACGGGGTTTTTATTCGGGACCTTTTGGGCACATCAGACCCCATGGAAATGCCAAAAT ACAACAAGTATGTGGTGAGTGTGTTTACTGCGGACACTAAGGGCAGCGGAACAGACGCGGACGTCTTCATTAATATCTTTGGAGAATTAGGAGACACTG GGGAAAGGAGGTTGGATAACGATAAGAACAACTTTGAGCGAGGTACAGAGGACAAGTTCACCATAGAGGCTCCAAACTTGGGGAAAGTTCGAAAAATCACCATTGGCCATAATAACAAGGGCTCATCGGCTGGGTGGTTCGTGGACAAG GTGGTTGTGGATGATCTGGGCAATAAGGCATTGTACGAGTTCCCTGTGGGCCGCTGGTTTGCCATTGATGAGGATGATGGAAAAATACAGAGGGACATCCTGGTCGGGGCCAGTCAGCCCACAG GCATCGTATACAACGTCCAGGTGGGGACAGGCAAAATCAGGGGCGCAGGCACCAACTCCAAGATCCACTTGGTAATGCATGGATCCAAAGGCGTGAAGAACAGTGGCAAGATCTTCCTGGAGGGTGGCAAGTTTGAGCGCGGACTAATAGACATCTTCAACGTAGAGATCGCCGCCCTGCTCAGCCCCCTCAGCCGTGTCACGATTGGACATGACAATGGCGGAGTCAGTGCCGGCTGGTACTgtgaaaat GTGGTGGTTTACTGCCCCTTCACTGGCATCGAGCAGACCTTCCCCTGCTGCAAGTGGCTGGACGAGAATGAGGGAGACGGACTGATTGAGAGGGAGCTCTATGAGATGGTGTCCCTGCGGCAGAAGAGACAGAAGA agcacccctgGTCACTGTGGATCTGGACGTCGGACCTCCCAGGGGCGGGAACGGACTCTGCGGTTTTCTTCCAGATTTACGGAGAGAAGGGCAAGTCGGACGAGATGAGGATGGACAACAAGACAGACAACTTTGAACAGGGGCAGCTGGACAAGTTTATT GTAGAGCTGCCTGATCTTGGGAAACTCACCAAACTGAGGATATGGCACGAACGGAGGTCTCCATTTGCCGGATGGCATTTAAGCAAG GCATCTCTAATGAAAACCCTAACCAAAGAGATTTACAAATTTCCATGTGAACGCTGGCTGGATGTTAATGAGGATGATAACGAAGTCATCAGGGAGCTGCCAGCCACTGGAGACCTCATTTCTGAACCTCTGCAGT TGATTAAGTACCGGGtaactgtgtgcactggggACGTGAGTGGGAGTGGGACTGATGCCACCGTCTTCCTCTGCCTTATTGGAAACCTGGGCGATACGGGAGATCGGACGCTCGTCAACTGCAAAAACAACGTCAACAAATTTGAGAAGGGGAAC GCAGATGAGTTCATCATCGAGGCCGTGTCCATTGGCCGAGTGAAGAGGGTGCGGATCGGCCATGACGGCCGTGGCGGCGGCTGCGGCTGGTTCCTGGACAAAGTGgtggtgagggaggaggggaaGGCCGAGAGTCAGGCGGTAGAGTTCCCCTGCAGGAG ATGGCTGGACCGAAATGAAGATGACGGACAAATTGTTCGGGAGTTGGTTCCATTCGCTGATGGACAGCGACTCTTCA aCATCAGCTACCAAATAGCGGTGAAGACTGGAAATATCAGCGGTGGTAGCTCAGACTCCAAAGTGTTCGTTAAGTTATATGGGGAGAAAGCAGACACCAGTAAGATGATGCTGGTGGTTTCTGAGAACAATCTGAGGAACTACTTTGAGACTGGCCGAGTGGACGTCTTCACGGTGGACACATTGGACATTGGACAA ATCAATCGCCTGATGATCGGCCACACGAATGAGGGAATGCGGGCCGGCTGGTTCCTGGACAGTGTTCAGATCGTGGTTCCAGTGCATGGGAAGCACTACATGTTTCCCAGCCACCGTTGGCTGTGCAAGGACGAAGCTGATGGCAAGACCGAAGTGGAGATTTACCCCAGCGAGATCCTGGATGaagagaaat TGATAAACTATGAAGTGACGGTCATCACTGGGGAGTTATTTGCTGCTGGCACCAATGCCAATGTTTTCCTCCAGATATATGGAGACCAGGGAAAAACTGAGTTACTTACATTAAAAAGCAGATCGAACAACTTTGAAAAAGGGACTACAGAAATATTTAAG ATCGAGGCTGCAGATGTGGGGAAGATCTTCAAGATTCGGATTGGTCACGATGGAAGTGGCCTGGGTAGTGGTTGGTTCCTCGAGAAAGTGGACATCAAGCACCTGGTCATGGGCTTGGCGccaaaggagaagaaggaggacaagaaaaagaagaagaagaagaaaaagggagaagaggaggatgacgaggagGACGAGCAAGAGCTGCAAGAGGTCGTGCAGACGTACACGTTCACCTGCTGCCGGTGGATCGCCAAAGATGAGGAGGATGGAGAGCTGGTGGTGGAGCTCCTACCTGAGGACACAGAGGACCtagagg ATGTTGAGTACGAGATCACCGTGATCACAGGCACCATGTCGGGGGCAGGGACAGATGCCAGCGTCTACGTCAACATCTACGGCGAGAACGGGGACACTGGCGAGCGAGCACTGCGGAagtccaacaacatcaacaaattTGAGACTGGACAG GAGGATGTGTTCACCTTAACCGCAGTGGAACTCGGGGTGCTGAAGAAGCTGCGGATTCGCCATGACAACACGCAGGCCAACTCGGCCTGGTACCTCGACCGTGTAGAGATCGTCGACACCAAAGAAGATGTCAC TTATTACTTCCCCTGCAACCGCTGGCTTGCCATAGACGAGGATGACGGACAGATAGCAAGGGAGCTGGTGCCGGTGGACGAGGCTTTCATGAAGAAGAATGACGATGAAGAGGAATCTAGAGCCACTCTGGGGCTTGAGCAGAAGG CCATGTCGACAACATACACAATGAGGGTTAAGACGGGTGAAAAGAAATATGCTGGAACTGATGCCAATGTGTTTGCCATACTCTATGGAGAAAAAGATGATACAG GCCTGATCAACTTGAAAGCCTGCAAATCTCACAAAAACAAGTTTGAGACGGGCATGACTGATGAATTCACCGTGGAGGCTGTGGACCTTGGGGAATTAAGGAAGTTGAGAATTGGCCACGACAACTCAG GGGGGTCACCTGGTTGGTTTTTGGACTGGGTGGACATTAACGCTCCGTCTCAGGGTCAGAGGTTACGTTTCCCATGTGGCCGCTGGCTGGACCGATCGGAGGATGATGGGGCCATAGTGAGAGACCTTTACCCCGCTGACCTTCAGACTGAGCTCTATGTTCCAT TTGTTCCATACGAGATAACTACTTTTACCAGTGATGAATTTGCAGCGGGGACGGATGCCAACGTCTTCATCGTTCTCTATGGTCAGAAAGGAGTGTGCACACAACAGAAGTACCTCTGCGTCAACAAAAGAGAGAGGCGTATGTTCTTTGAGAGAAACGCTGAAGACATGTTCATTGTGGAG CTTGAAGACGTTGGTGATGTCATTGAAAAGATCCGCATAGGACATGACAACAGAGGGCCCAACCCTGGCTGGCATTTAGACAGGGTTGAGATTAGAAGGCTTTTGAGGAAAGGAAAG GGATCAGAGACCATTATCTTTCCATGTGAGCGGTGGTTAGCTAAGTCAGAGGATGACGGAGAAACAGTGAGGGAGCTGGTGCCCTCTGACATCATCCAGGAGAAACTGCTGAGGGATGGAACGCTGAAATGCACCGAGACTGAGGTGGAGGACGCATTGGAGA CACACACGTATAACGTGTCGGTGAGGACAGGCGATATGTATGGCGCGGGCACCGACGCAAACGTGTTCCTCACCATCTACGGTGACTTGGGCGACACAGGCGAGCGCAAGCTCGCCAAATCCGAGAGCTCCGGCAACAAGTTCGAAAGAGGGGCG GTGGACAAGTTTACAATTGAGGCTGTGGACTTGGGCCAGGTGTACAAGGTCAAAATACGACATGACAACACCATGCTGGGGGCCGACTGGTACCTGGACCAGGTGGAAGTTGTGGATGTGGAAACAGAGGAGGTGTACATGTTCCTGTGCGAGCGCTGGCTCTCCAAGAAAAGAGAGGACAGACGAATTGATAGAACCTTCTATGTCCAG GGTTATGAGGGGGAGAGAAATGCCAAGAACAACACAATGAGCACCATGAAGAGTCTAGATGCCAACAtgaacaaaaagaagaaaaaaaagaaagttgcaGAAGAAGGCCCAG TGATCCCTTACGACTTCACAATCTCTACGGGAATGGATCGTGATGCCAGCACCACTAGTCGTGTCTACGTGATCATCATCGGCCCCAGCGATGTGGAGACGGACCGATTGTGGCTGGACTTGCCAGAGGGGAAGAAGTGCTTTGAGGCGGGTGGCATGGAACACTTCCAGTGTTACGGAACTGATGTGGGCGAGATCAAGCGTGTTGAG CTGGGACACAACGGAGCGACACCTGAGAGCTGCTGGTTGGTAAATGAGCTGTCTGTTGCCGTGCCAACTAAAGGGATCAAATACATCTTCCCGTGTAAGTGCTGGCTGGCCAAGGACCGCGGGGATGGCTTGACTGCACGAGTCTTCAACATCCTGGACGCCATCAGCATCAGTATTATCCAGAAG GTGGTTTATGAAGTCACGGTTGTCACGGGAGACACACAGTATGCTGggacagacacaaacatttaCGTCACTGTGTTCGGGACTAATGGCTGCACGGAGGAGATCTTGCTACCAAAGAATGAGGACAG GTTTGAGAGAGGTCAAGATGATACCTTCAACTTGGAGATAGATGACATTGCTCCACTGAAAAAGATGAGAGTTCGAATTGATGGCACAGGAAGCCGTCCGGACTGGTTTTTAGACAAG ATCATCATGCGGAACCCGATCTCTGAGGAAGTGTCAGTTTTCACCTACGAGAACTGGCTATCGAAGACCAAGGGGCCAAAGCGGACAAAAGTGTGTGAGCTGGGTGCGGTGGTGGACGACGAGGAGATGGTGGAGAAAACCACTTATATCATCCAGGTCAAAACCAGCGACCTCACAG CTGCAGGCACGGACGCAAACgttttcctgattgtgttcggGGAGAACGGCGACACGGGGACCCTCGCTCTTAAAGAGTGCAGCAACAGGAACAAGTTTGAGCGCAACCAGGTGGACGTTTTCCGTTTCAGCGACGTTTTCAGCCTGGGAGAGCTGTCCAAGGTTCGGGTGTGGCACGACAACGATG GCCCTGCACCTGGCTGGCATCTGGAATACATTGACGTGAAAGATGAAGTGATGGACCAGACCTTTCGCTTCCCCTGTGACCGCTGGCTCGCCAAAAACGAGGACGACGGCCAGATCATGAGGGAAATGGCCTGTGCCAACAATGACTTATTGGACCTCAATGACAAGACCA AATATGAAATTGCCATTACGACTGCGAGCACTGAAGACGcagacacaaaagaaaatacCTGGATCGTGCTAGAAGGAAAGAAGGGCCGATCGAAAGAGCTGGTGAtggaaaacaagaaaaagaaattccTCCG